One region of Flavobacterium sp. KACC 22763 genomic DNA includes:
- the murQ gene encoding N-acetylmuramic acid 6-phosphate etherase produces MKNKNPETEQESLYKDLDQMSVKELLTNINTEDKKVPHIIEEQIPKIEKLIKAIVKKMQLGGRLFYIGAGTSGRIGILDASECPPTFGVPHDMIIGIIAGGDTAIRKAVENAEDDTEQAWKDLAKFEISSLDMIIGIAASGNTPYVLGALKKAKEHNIKTGSISCISNGLIAQEADYPIELIVGPEFLTGSTRMKAGTAQKLTLNMISTSVMIKLGKVKGNKMVDMQLSNEKLVKRGIKMIMEELAIEYEVAEELLHKHKSVRGVLLAHNKNQEN; encoded by the coding sequence ATGAAAAATAAAAATCCTGAAACTGAACAAGAATCTTTGTACAAAGACTTGGATCAAATGAGCGTGAAAGAACTTCTTACAAACATTAATACAGAAGACAAAAAAGTTCCGCATATTATTGAAGAACAGATTCCTAAAATAGAAAAACTGATTAAAGCCATTGTAAAAAAAATGCAGCTGGGCGGAAGATTATTTTATATCGGAGCCGGAACTTCTGGGAGAATCGGAATTTTAGATGCATCTGAATGTCCACCAACTTTTGGTGTTCCGCATGATATGATTATCGGAATTATTGCTGGCGGAGACACTGCGATCAGAAAAGCAGTAGAAAATGCAGAAGATGATACCGAACAAGCTTGGAAAGATCTGGCAAAATTCGAAATTTCGAGCTTAGATATGATTATCGGAATTGCTGCTTCTGGTAATACGCCATACGTTTTAGGAGCCCTTAAAAAAGCTAAAGAACACAATATTAAAACGGGAAGTATTTCGTGCATCAGCAACGGACTTATCGCTCAAGAAGCTGATTATCCGATTGAATTGATTGTAGGACCTGAATTCTTAACAGGAAGCACAAGAATGAAAGCAGGAACAGCTCAAAAGCTTACTTTGAATATGATTTCTACTTCGGTAATGATCAAACTAGGAAAAGTAAAAGGCAATAAAATGGTTGATATGCAGTTATCTAACGAAAAATTGGTTAAACGCGGTATCAAGATGATTATGGAAGAACTTGCCATTGAATATGAAGTTGCCGAAGAATTGCTGCATAAACATAAAAGCGTAAGAGGTGTACTTCTTGCTCACAACAAAAACCAGGAAAACTAA
- a CDS encoding sodium:solute symporter, whose product MTPSTILLLIIIYFGTLFYISHRVSRKDSGNEAFFTANKNSKWYLVAFGMIGTALSGVTFISVPGEVGAPSGEQFKYFQFVLGNALGFIVITKLLLPLYYRMNLTSIYGYIEQRMGFFSYKTAASIFLISRTISSAFRLYLVVIVLQRFVFDFYHVPFAFTVLISLLLIFSYTYRGGLKTIIITDTLQTFFLVTSVFLTIYFICDRMDLTAISAFEEVKNSNYSKIFFFDDFMGSKFHFVKQILGGMFVTIAMTGLDQDLMQKNLSCKNIGEAQKNMFTFTGIFVIINIFFLSVGALLYIYANKNGIAVPTDLITGKPRTDLLFPEIALNHLALVPAIVFLLGIIAATFATTDSALTALTTSFCVDFLGMDKAENSHKKNTVKIRHLVHISFSVLVFFIILIFNSINDSSVVGMIFKVASYTYGPLLGLYAFGLFQKSRHVNDKLVPFICLLSPLFTYFINEYSKVLFAGYVFDNELIILNGLITYLGLFITSSRSEKEISF is encoded by the coding sequence ATGACACCAAGTACCATCCTTCTCCTTATTATTATTTATTTCGGAACATTGTTCTATATATCACACAGAGTCAGCAGAAAAGACAGCGGAAATGAAGCTTTTTTTACAGCCAATAAAAACTCAAAATGGTATTTAGTCGCTTTCGGAATGATTGGAACTGCTCTTTCTGGAGTAACCTTTATTTCTGTTCCTGGAGAAGTTGGCGCACCAAGTGGTGAACAATTTAAATATTTTCAGTTTGTTTTAGGAAATGCGCTTGGATTTATTGTCATTACAAAGCTTTTGCTGCCTTTATACTACAGAATGAATCTGACTTCGATTTATGGATATATCGAGCAAAGAATGGGTTTTTTCAGCTATAAAACAGCAGCTTCTATTTTCTTAATTAGCCGTACAATAAGTTCTGCTTTCAGATTGTATTTGGTTGTGATCGTTTTACAGCGTTTTGTGTTCGATTTTTATCATGTTCCTTTTGCGTTTACTGTTTTAATTTCGCTGCTGTTAATCTTCTCTTATACCTATAGAGGCGGATTAAAAACAATTATTATTACAGATACGTTACAGACATTCTTTTTGGTTACTTCTGTTTTCCTTACTATTTATTTCATCTGTGATCGTATGGATTTAACTGCCATCAGCGCATTTGAAGAAGTAAAAAACAGTAATTACTCTAAGATCTTTTTCTTTGATGATTTTATGGGAAGTAAATTCCATTTTGTAAAACAAATTTTGGGCGGAATGTTCGTAACTATCGCTATGACTGGTCTAGATCAAGATTTAATGCAAAAGAACTTGAGCTGTAAAAACATTGGCGAAGCACAGAAAAATATGTTCACTTTTACAGGAATCTTTGTTATCATTAATATTTTCTTTTTGAGTGTTGGAGCGTTGTTATACATCTATGCCAATAAAAACGGAATTGCTGTTCCAACCGATTTAATTACAGGAAAACCAAGAACCGATTTACTTTTTCCTGAAATTGCCTTAAACCATTTAGCACTTGTTCCTGCAATTGTATTTTTATTGGGAATTATTGCTGCCACTTTTGCAACCACAGATTCTGCTCTAACAGCCTTAACAACTTCTTTTTGCGTTGATTTTTTAGGTATGGATAAAGCCGAAAACAGCCATAAGAAAAACACCGTAAAAATTAGACATTTAGTGCATATCAGTTTTTCGGTTTTAGTCTTTTTTATCATCCTTATTTTCAACTCAATAAATGACAGTTCTGTGGTAGGAATGATCTTTAAAGTCGCTTCGTACACTTACGGCCCATTATTAGGATTATACGCTTTTGGTTTATTCCAAAAATCGAGACATGTAAATGATAAACTGGTTCCGTTTATCTGTTTGCTTTCTCCATTATTTACCTATTTCATCAATGAATATTCTAAAGTTTTATTTGCAGGATATGTTTTTGACAATGAATTAATTATACTAAACGGATTAATTACTTATTTAGGATTATTTATAACCAGTTCACGCAGTGAGAAAGAAATAAGTTTTTAA
- a CDS encoding exo-beta-N-acetylmuramidase NamZ family protein: protein MIKFIAKSAFVTAFLFHATSYSANIQPNTIVISAEINNTVIKTGADNYEKYLPLLKDKKVGIVTNQTGILSNKTHVVDFLLEKNIAVQTIFAPEHGFRGTADAGEHVVDGKDQKTGLPIISLYGDNKKPKPAQLSGIDVMIFDLQDVGARFYTYISSLHYVMEACAENNVPLIVFDRPNPNGSIVDGPLLEKEFTSFVGMHPIPLLHGMTIGEYAQMVNGEKWLKDGAQCKLTVIPCVDYSRTMPYSLLVKPSPNLPNDQSINLYASLCLFEGTNVSMGRGTEKQFQIYGSPYLTKTNFSFTPKPNFGAKDPLYNGKECFGEDLTAYPKLKQLELKWLIKAYQNTSDKTKFFNAFFIKLAGTKKLQQQIESGVSEGEIRKTWQKDLEAFKKMRTKYLIYK, encoded by the coding sequence GTTTCATGCTACGTCATATTCGGCAAACATTCAGCCCAATACAATAGTTATTTCAGCAGAAATCAATAACACTGTTATAAAAACGGGAGCTGACAATTACGAAAAATATCTTCCGCTATTAAAAGATAAAAAAGTCGGAATTGTAACCAATCAGACTGGAATTTTATCCAACAAAACCCATGTTGTTGATTTTTTATTGGAGAAAAATATTGCTGTTCAGACTATTTTTGCTCCTGAGCACGGATTTAGAGGAACAGCCGATGCCGGCGAACATGTTGTTGATGGAAAAGATCAGAAAACAGGCTTGCCGATTATTTCGCTTTATGGCGACAACAAAAAGCCAAAACCAGCGCAGTTATCTGGAATTGATGTCATGATTTTTGACCTGCAAGATGTAGGAGCACGATTCTACACCTACATTTCTTCTTTACATTATGTAATGGAAGCTTGTGCAGAAAATAACGTTCCGCTTATTGTTTTTGATCGTCCAAATCCAAATGGCTCTATCGTAGACGGCCCACTTTTAGAAAAAGAATTTACCAGTTTTGTCGGCATGCACCCTATTCCGCTCCTACACGGAATGACAATTGGTGAATATGCTCAAATGGTAAATGGAGAAAAATGGCTGAAAGATGGCGCTCAATGTAAACTAACCGTTATTCCTTGCGTAGATTACAGCAGAACAATGCCATACAGTTTATTGGTAAAACCGTCTCCAAATTTGCCAAATGACCAGTCTATAAATTTATACGCAAGTTTATGCCTTTTTGAAGGAACAAATGTGAGTATGGGACGCGGAACCGAAAAACAATTTCAAATCTACGGTTCTCCCTATTTAACCAAAACCAATTTCAGTTTTACTCCGAAACCCAATTTTGGCGCAAAAGATCCTTTATACAATGGAAAAGAATGCTTTGGCGAAGATTTGACTGCTTACCCTAAATTGAAACAATTAGAACTGAAATGGCTTATTAAAGCGTATCAGAATACGAGCGATAAAACAAAATTCTTCAATGCCTTTTTTATAAAACTGGCAGGAACAAAAAAATTACAGCAGCAAATTGAAAGTGGTGTTTCTGAAGGTGAGATCAGAAAAACATGGCAGAAAGATCTAGAAGCATTCAAAAAAATGCGAACAAAATACCTGATTTATAAATAA